Part of the Pseudomonas sp. ADAK13 genome is shown below.
CACCGATGAAGCCGCGGCCAAGTACCGTGGTGTAGTGTTGACCGCGTTCGAGCAGGTGGAGAACAACCTGTCGATCATTTCGGGGCTCGACACCGCCCTGGTAGACCAACGCGACGCGGCGGCTGCCGCGCAGTACGCCGAGGACTTGTCCCTGGCGCGGTATCGCCAGGGCGGCGCGGCGTACCTGGACGTGGTGACGGCGCAAGTGGCGTCGTTGCAGGCACAGCGAACGGTGCTGGATCTACAGACTCAACAGTTAAGTGCCAACGTAGGGCTGATCAAAGCATTGGGTGGCGGCTGGAACCTGGCCCAGTTGGCCGACACCTCGCAATTGAACCCCAAGGAGTAATAAGCATGACTGATTACGTACCGCCAAAAGTCTGGACCTGGAAGACCCAAAACGGCGGCACCTTCGCCAGTATCAACCGGCCCATCGCGGGTGCGACCCACGACAAGGAATTGCCGGTAGGTCGTCATCCGTTGCAGCTGTATTCCCTGGCAACGCCCAATGGCCAAAAGGTCACGATCCTGCTGGAAGAACTGTTGGCCCTGGGGCACACGGGGGCGGAATACGATGCGTGGTTGATCAAGATCGGCGACGGTGACCAGTTCGGCAGCGGCTTTGTCGGGGTCAATCCGAACTCGAAGATTCCCGCATTGCTGGACCGCAGCGGGCCCAAGCCGATTCGGGTGTTCGAATCCGGGGCGATCCTGCAGTACCTGGCCGAGAAGTTCGGCGCGTTCTTGCCCACCGAGCCTGCGGCCCGTGCCGAGTGCCTGTCGTGGTTGTTCTGGCAGATGGGCAGCGCGCCGTACCTGGGCGGTGGTTTCGGGCATTTCTACGCCTACGCACCGACCAAGATCGAATACGCCATCGACCGTTTCGCCATGGAAACCAAGCGTCAACTGGACGTACTGGACAAGCAGTTGGCCGAGCGCGAATACATCGCTGGCGACGAGTACACCATTGCCGACATGGCGATCTGGCCGTGGTACGGCGGCCTGGTGAAAGGCCGCTTGTATGAGGGTGGAGAGTTTCTCTCGGTGCAGGATTACACGCACGTGCTGCGTTGGGCCGATGCCATCGAAGCGCGGCCTGCGGTGCAGCGTGGGCGCCGGGTCAACCGCGTTTCGGGCGAGCCGTCAGAGCAACTGCGCGAGCGTCATGACGCGTCGGACCTCGACTGACCCCAGCGCTCCCTGTGGTGAGGGAGCTTGCTCTCTCACCACAGGTGTCAGCGGCGCCGTCACGGCGCTCCCACTTGGCGATCACCAGCGGTGCCAGGGCATTGCCCAGCACATTCAACGCGGTGGTCGGCATTTCCATCAGTCGATACACCCCGGCGATAAAGGCGATGCCTTCCAGCGGCAAGCCCGCACTCGCCAGGGTCGCCGACAAGATCACGAACATGAACCCCGGCACCCCGGCCGCGCCCTTGGACGTCAGCACCATGGTCACCACCAGCAGTGCCTGGTCGCCAAGGCTCAGGTCGATGCCA
Proteins encoded:
- the yghU gene encoding glutathione-dependent disulfide-bond oxidoreductase, with product MTDYVPPKVWTWKTQNGGTFASINRPIAGATHDKELPVGRHPLQLYSLATPNGQKVTILLEELLALGHTGAEYDAWLIKIGDGDQFGSGFVGVNPNSKIPALLDRSGPKPIRVFESGAILQYLAEKFGAFLPTEPAARAECLSWLFWQMGSAPYLGGGFGHFYAYAPTKIEYAIDRFAMETKRQLDVLDKQLAEREYIAGDEYTIADMAIWPWYGGLVKGRLYEGGEFLSVQDYTHVLRWADAIEARPAVQRGRRVNRVSGEPSEQLRERHDASDLD